From a region of the Mycosarcoma maydis chromosome 7, whole genome shotgun sequence genome:
- a CDS encoding putative aldo-keto reductase yakc [NADP+] — MSIPTREFGKTGEKVSSIGYGGMGLAAFYGEPAPQSTVDAILDKCLANGVTFWDTADMYSPVKSRRLGYNEEQFGAYFKSHPEARSKVFLATKFVNRVKENGERFLDGSPEWCHQACNDSLRRLGVDQIDLYYAHRSDPNVNVTETVRAMKELKDQGKIRYIGVSEYNLEQLEAANKVAHIDAIQIEISPLTPEALTNGILAWAEKNGTALVAYSPLGRGFMTGQYKSVEDFDEDDYRRFSPRFQGENFQKNLELVSKIKKIADKKSATAGQIALAWVLQKSPIIIPIPGTKKEKYLDENINSVHVKLSDADVAEIDDVINSFEVSGTRYAPESMKVCAF; from the coding sequence ATGAGTATCCCCACACGCGAATTTGGCAAAACCGGTGAAAAGGTCAGCTCCATCGGTTACGGCGGCATGGGCCTCGCAGCCTTCTACGGAGAACCTGCCCCACAATCCACGGTAGATGCCATCTTGGACAAATGTCTTGCTAACGGTGTCACCTTTTGGGACACCGCCGATATGTACTCGCCTGTCAAGTCGCGTAGGCTGGGATACAACGAAGAACAATTCGGTGCTTACTTCAAGTCGCACCCAGAAGCGCGCAGCAAGGTGTTCCTTGCTACCAAATTTGTCAACCGTGTCAAGGAGAATGGCGAGAGATTCCTGGACGGCTCTCCCGAGTGGTGCCACCAGGCATGCAACGACTCGCTGCGTCGATTGGGCGTGGACCAGATCGACCTGTACTACGCTCATCGTTCTGATCCCAACGTCAATGTCACTGAAACCGTAAGGGCAATgaaggagctcaaggatCAAGGAAAAATTCGTTACATCGGCGTGTCCGAATACAacctcgaacagctcgaggctgcaAACAAGGTGGCTCATATCGACGCGATTCAGATCGAGATTTCGCCTCTGACTCCCGAAGCTTTGACCAACGGTATCCTGGCTTGGGCCGAGAAAAACGGCACAGCACTCGTCGCCTATTCGCCACTCGGCCGAGGCTTTATGACGGGGCAGTACAAATCGGTTGAAGACTTTGATGAGGACGACTACCGCCGCTTCAGCCCTCGTTTCCAAGGCGAAAACTTCCAGAAGaacctcgagcttgtcagcAAAATCAAGAAGATCGCCGACAAAAAGAGCGCTACCGCCGGCCAAATTGCTCTTGCCTGGGTGCTGCAAAAGTCGCCCATCATCATCCCGATTCCCGGCACCAAGAAGGAAAAGTATCTCGACGAAAACATCAACTCTGTCCATGTCAAGCTTTCCGATGCTGACGtggccgagatcgatgaCGTTATCAACAGCTTCGAGGTCTCTGGCACAAGGTACGCTCCCGAGTCGATGAAGGTGTGTGCATTCTAA
- a CDS encoding putative AP-1 complex, subunit sigma1 yields MAINWILLISRQGKVRLAKWFTTMSPKAKLKITKDVTQLVLARRTRMCNFLEYKDSKVVYRRYASLFFVTGISQGDNELVTLEIIHRYVEVLDRYFGNVCELDLIFNFQKAYAILDELIIAGEMQESSKKSVLRTVSQSDSIEEAEQSEDSLARIGSRSG; encoded by the exons ATGGCG ATCAATTGGATCCTACTCATCAGCCGTCAAGGCAAGGTTCGTCTTGCCAAATGGTTCACCACCATGTCGCCCAAGGCAAAACTCAAGATCACAAAAGATGTCACGCAGCTTGTTCTGGCGAGACGAACAAGGATGTGTAACTTTCTTGAGTACAAGGATAGCAAAGTGGTCTATCGACGATACGCGTCGCTCTTTTTTGTAACTGGAATTAGTCAAGGTGACAACGAGCTGGTAACACTCGAGATCATCCATCGATATGTCGAGGTGCTTGATCGGTATTTTGGCAACGTttgcgagctcgacctcaTCTTCAACTTTCAAAAGGCATATGCA attctcgacgagctcatcaTTGCAGGCGAAATGCAAGAATCTTCCAAAAAGTCCGTGTTGCGGACCGTCAGTCAgagcgattcgatcgaagaagcagagcagTCAGAAGAT TCGTTGGCGAGAATTGGCAGCAGGTCAGGTTAA